The Phyllopteryx taeniolatus isolate TA_2022b chromosome 17, UOR_Ptae_1.2, whole genome shotgun sequence genome window below encodes:
- the nsrp1 gene encoding nuclear speckle splicing regulatory protein 1 isoform X1 has translation MRSCAHRPRRGGVVPCRASAAGYGLILPQKNCLTKPTRLQKHSVFGDDSDDETSVRESLQKEAAKKKTMRQTQLEMKKALEEDSTVYDYDAVYDDIQKQRLDNSRKVLSGAEKKPKYIHQLMKAVESRKKEQERREERKIQKEREAEGEQFADKEAYVTSAYKRKLQEQEEEEERERREAAIEAALDVRKQKDLSGFYRHLLNQTVGEAAVPDRLANKSQKSEDVMVPETSQTSVDITSSPGSDGEDAHEKKNRFHRTACAASSSHSKRHYRLRSPSSGSECERERDACGKKGRDKDGSHGKRRQDSDGESHRSRRQDREREEDGRRMSDKDEGREEKMRKDEDGNKAPRGKEEDEGCEREDEGEKGEKVTVVNKFAKRSNEQTLSSARDRYLARQMARSAAKCYIERDED, from the exons ATGCGCAGTTGCGCACATCGGCCGCGTCGGGGCGGTGTGGTGCCTTGTCGAGCCTCAGCCGCCGG GTACGGGCTTATCCTGCCTCAGAAGAATTGCTTGACGAAGCCAACACGTCTCCAGAAACATTCTGTGTTTGGGGATGACTCCGACGATGAG ACATCTGTCAGGGAGAGTCTGCAAAAAGAAGCAGCGAAGAAGAAGACGATGAGGCAG ACTCAGCTGGAAATGAAGAAGGCCTTGGAAGAGGACAGCACCGTGTACGACTATGATGCCGTGTACGACGACATCCAAAAGCAGAGGCTGGACAACAGTCGAAAAGTTTTGTCGGGGGCAGAAAAGAAG CCAAAGTACATCCACCAGCTCATGAAGGCGGTGGAGAGCCGCAAGAAGGAGCAGGAACGTCGGGAGGAGAGGAAGATCCAGAAGGAGCGCGAGGCGGAGGGCGAGCAGTTTGCCGACAAGGAGGCGTATGTCACCTCGGCCTACAAGCGGAAGCtgcaggagcaggaggaggaagaagagcgcGAGCGGAGGGAGGCCGCCATTGAAG ctGCTTTGGAcgtgaggaaacaaaaagatcTGAGCGGCTTCTACCGACATCTTCTGAACCAGACTGTAGGAGAAGCAGCTGTCCCGGATCGCTTGGCTAACAA AAGTCAAAAGTCAGAAGATGTAATGGTTCCAGAAACATCTCAGACAAGTGTTGACATCACGTCAAGTCCCGGAAGTGACGGAGAAGACGCACACGAGAAGAAAAACAGATTCCACAGGACCGCCTGCGCCGCCTCGTCCTCACATTCCAAACGGCATTACAGACTGAGGTCGCCCTCATCGGGgagtgagtgtgagagagaaagagatgcGTGCGGAAAGAAAGGGCGAGACAAGGACGGGTCACACGGCAAGAGGAGGCAAGACAGTGACGGCGAGAGTCACCGAAGCAGACGCCAAGACAGAGAGAGGGAAGAAGACGGCAGGAGGATGTCGGATAAAGATGAAGGGAGAGAGGAAAAGATGAGAAAAGATGAAGATGGGAACAAAGCACCTCGAGgaaaggaggaggatgaaggatGCGAGAGGGAGGATGAAGGGGAGAAAGGCGAAAAGGTGACGGTAGTGAACAAGTTCGCCAAACGTTCCAACGAGCAGACTCTGAGCTCGGCCAGAGATCGATACCTCGCCCGCCAGATGGCTCGCTCGGCAGCCAAATGCTACATTGAGCGCGACGAAGACTGA
- the nsrp1 gene encoding nuclear speckle splicing regulatory protein 1 isoform X2 — protein sequence MAVPGKQYGLILPQKNCLTKPTRLQKHSVFGDDSDDETSVRESLQKEAAKKKTMRQTQLEMKKALEEDSTVYDYDAVYDDIQKQRLDNSRKVLSGAEKKPKYIHQLMKAVESRKKEQERREERKIQKEREAEGEQFADKEAYVTSAYKRKLQEQEEEEERERREAAIEAALDVRKQKDLSGFYRHLLNQTVGEAAVPDRLANKSQKSEDVMVPETSQTSVDITSSPGSDGEDAHEKKNRFHRTACAASSSHSKRHYRLRSPSSGSECERERDACGKKGRDKDGSHGKRRQDSDGESHRSRRQDREREEDGRRMSDKDEGREEKMRKDEDGNKAPRGKEEDEGCEREDEGEKGEKVTVVNKFAKRSNEQTLSSARDRYLARQMARSAAKCYIERDED from the exons ATGGCAGTGCCTGGTAAACA GTACGGGCTTATCCTGCCTCAGAAGAATTGCTTGACGAAGCCAACACGTCTCCAGAAACATTCTGTGTTTGGGGATGACTCCGACGATGAG ACATCTGTCAGGGAGAGTCTGCAAAAAGAAGCAGCGAAGAAGAAGACGATGAGGCAG ACTCAGCTGGAAATGAAGAAGGCCTTGGAAGAGGACAGCACCGTGTACGACTATGATGCCGTGTACGACGACATCCAAAAGCAGAGGCTGGACAACAGTCGAAAAGTTTTGTCGGGGGCAGAAAAGAAG CCAAAGTACATCCACCAGCTCATGAAGGCGGTGGAGAGCCGCAAGAAGGAGCAGGAACGTCGGGAGGAGAGGAAGATCCAGAAGGAGCGCGAGGCGGAGGGCGAGCAGTTTGCCGACAAGGAGGCGTATGTCACCTCGGCCTACAAGCGGAAGCtgcaggagcaggaggaggaagaagagcgcGAGCGGAGGGAGGCCGCCATTGAAG ctGCTTTGGAcgtgaggaaacaaaaagatcTGAGCGGCTTCTACCGACATCTTCTGAACCAGACTGTAGGAGAAGCAGCTGTCCCGGATCGCTTGGCTAACAA AAGTCAAAAGTCAGAAGATGTAATGGTTCCAGAAACATCTCAGACAAGTGTTGACATCACGTCAAGTCCCGGAAGTGACGGAGAAGACGCACACGAGAAGAAAAACAGATTCCACAGGACCGCCTGCGCCGCCTCGTCCTCACATTCCAAACGGCATTACAGACTGAGGTCGCCCTCATCGGGgagtgagtgtgagagagaaagagatgcGTGCGGAAAGAAAGGGCGAGACAAGGACGGGTCACACGGCAAGAGGAGGCAAGACAGTGACGGCGAGAGTCACCGAAGCAGACGCCAAGACAGAGAGAGGGAAGAAGACGGCAGGAGGATGTCGGATAAAGATGAAGGGAGAGAGGAAAAGATGAGAAAAGATGAAGATGGGAACAAAGCACCTCGAGgaaaggaggaggatgaaggatGCGAGAGGGAGGATGAAGGGGAGAAAGGCGAAAAGGTGACGGTAGTGAACAAGTTCGCCAAACGTTCCAACGAGCAGACTCTGAGCTCGGCCAGAGATCGATACCTCGCCCGCCAGATGGCTCGCTCGGCAGCCAAATGCTACATTGAGCGCGACGAAGACTGA
- the nsrp1 gene encoding nuclear speckle splicing regulatory protein 1 isoform X3: MRQTQLEMKKALEEDSTVYDYDAVYDDIQKQRLDNSRKVLSGAEKKPKYIHQLMKAVESRKKEQERREERKIQKEREAEGEQFADKEAYVTSAYKRKLQEQEEEEERERREAAIEAALDVRKQKDLSGFYRHLLNQTVGEAAVPDRLANKSQKSEDVMVPETSQTSVDITSSPGSDGEDAHEKKNRFHRTACAASSSHSKRHYRLRSPSSGSECERERDACGKKGRDKDGSHGKRRQDSDGESHRSRRQDREREEDGRRMSDKDEGREEKMRKDEDGNKAPRGKEEDEGCEREDEGEKGEKVTVVNKFAKRSNEQTLSSARDRYLARQMARSAAKCYIERDED; this comes from the exons ATGAGGCAG ACTCAGCTGGAAATGAAGAAGGCCTTGGAAGAGGACAGCACCGTGTACGACTATGATGCCGTGTACGACGACATCCAAAAGCAGAGGCTGGACAACAGTCGAAAAGTTTTGTCGGGGGCAGAAAAGAAG CCAAAGTACATCCACCAGCTCATGAAGGCGGTGGAGAGCCGCAAGAAGGAGCAGGAACGTCGGGAGGAGAGGAAGATCCAGAAGGAGCGCGAGGCGGAGGGCGAGCAGTTTGCCGACAAGGAGGCGTATGTCACCTCGGCCTACAAGCGGAAGCtgcaggagcaggaggaggaagaagagcgcGAGCGGAGGGAGGCCGCCATTGAAG ctGCTTTGGAcgtgaggaaacaaaaagatcTGAGCGGCTTCTACCGACATCTTCTGAACCAGACTGTAGGAGAAGCAGCTGTCCCGGATCGCTTGGCTAACAA AAGTCAAAAGTCAGAAGATGTAATGGTTCCAGAAACATCTCAGACAAGTGTTGACATCACGTCAAGTCCCGGAAGTGACGGAGAAGACGCACACGAGAAGAAAAACAGATTCCACAGGACCGCCTGCGCCGCCTCGTCCTCACATTCCAAACGGCATTACAGACTGAGGTCGCCCTCATCGGGgagtgagtgtgagagagaaagagatgcGTGCGGAAAGAAAGGGCGAGACAAGGACGGGTCACACGGCAAGAGGAGGCAAGACAGTGACGGCGAGAGTCACCGAAGCAGACGCCAAGACAGAGAGAGGGAAGAAGACGGCAGGAGGATGTCGGATAAAGATGAAGGGAGAGAGGAAAAGATGAGAAAAGATGAAGATGGGAACAAAGCACCTCGAGgaaaggaggaggatgaaggatGCGAGAGGGAGGATGAAGGGGAGAAAGGCGAAAAGGTGACGGTAGTGAACAAGTTCGCCAAACGTTCCAACGAGCAGACTCTGAGCTCGGCCAGAGATCGATACCTCGCCCGCCAGATGGCTCGCTCGGCAGCCAAATGCTACATTGAGCGCGACGAAGACTGA
- the LOC133467674 gene encoding ras-related protein Rab-34-like isoform X4, with amino-acid sequence MHVFGMWDETGVPRKKPTQARTERTCKLHKANPGPQNSQAVTSILTRAWTWTWIQCNIMLLPTKSDRIITDLPKCFSPKAALQTKEVFHTQVQAACQTHREDAVSFNVAKVIVVGDVSVGKTCLVSRFCTGAFDKNYKATIGVDFDMERFQVLGVPFSLQLWDTAGQERFKCIASTYYRGAQAIIVVFDLSRGSSLVHARQWLEDALKENDPSGVLLFLVGTKKDLSVVSRGAGSGGTGSRSNVRGTQGRVLGCVGKVGRWCERFLLPRGLFDLRGQRSVRAGKTTREHRRHHQDLGQAGGRAQAGQEEVRLLLM; translated from the exons atgcatgtttttgggatgtgggacgaaaccggagtgcccagaaaaaaacccacgcaggcacggacggagagaacatgcaaactccacaaggcgaaccccggtcctcagaact CACAAGCAGTGACGTCCATCTTGACCCGTGCGTGGACGTGGACGTGGATTCAGTGCAACATCATGTTACTTCCTACCAAGAGCGACAGGATCATAACGGACCTGCCCAAG TGCTTCAGTCCAAAGGCGGCGCTGCAGACCAAAGAGGTTTTCCATACTCAGGTGCAGGCCGCGTGTCAGACACACAGGGAAGATGCTGTCAG CTTCAACGTCGCCAAAGTCATTGTCGTGGGCGACGTCTCGGTTGGAAAAACTTGTTTGGTCAGCAG ATTCTGCACGGGCGCCTTCGACAAGAACTACAAAGCCACCATTGGTGTCGACTTTGACATGGAACGCTTCCAGGTGCTCGGGGTGCCCTTCAGCCTGCAGCT GTGGGACACTGCGGGGCAAGAGCGCTTCAAGTGCATCGCCTCCACGTACTACCGAGGCGCTCAAG CCATCATTGTGGTCTTCGACTTGAGCAGAGGGAGCTCCTTAGTGCACGCCAG GCAGTGGCTGGAGGATGCCCTGAAGGAGAACGACCCCTCCGGTGTTCTTCTCTTCCTTGTGGGCACCAAGAAGGACCTCAGCGTGG TCTCCAGAGGAGCTGGCTCAGGTGGAACAGGGAGCCGTTCGAATGTCAGAGGAACTCAGGGCCGAGTACTGGGCTGTGTCGGCAAAGTCGG GAGATGGTGTGAGAGATTTCTTCTTCCGCGTGGCCTCTTTGACCTTCGAGGCCAACGTTCTGTCCGAGCTGGAAAAACAACACGGGAACACCGCCGACATCATCA AGATCTCGGGCAGGCCGGAGGACGAGCGCAAGCCGGCCAAGAGGAAGTCCGACTGCTGCTGATGTGA
- the LOC133467674 gene encoding ras-related protein Rab-34-like isoform X1 — MHVFGMWDETGVPRKKPTQARTERTCKLHKANPGPQNSQAVTSILTRAWTWTWIQCNIMLLPTKSDRIITDLPKCFSPKAALQTKEVFHTQVQAACQTHREDAVSFNVAKVIVVGDVSVGKTCLVSRFCTGAFDKNYKATIGVDFDMERFQVLGVPFSLQLWDTAGQERFKCIASTYYRGAQAIIVVFDLSRGSSLVHARQWLEDALKENDPSGVLLFLVGTKKDLSSPEELAQVEQGAVRMSEELRAEYWAVSAKSGVAHSSSYVKNGYIYTLRHMDNIQTNKHDSVSTTGDGVRDFFFRVASLTFEANVLSELEKQHGNTADIISESPLHFIDDLTEICARSHVQMTTICLECRLLVGTFLFSTAITM; from the exons atgcatgtttttgggatgtgggacgaaaccggagtgcccagaaaaaaacccacgcaggcacggacggagagaacatgcaaactccacaaggcgaaccccggtcctcagaact CACAAGCAGTGACGTCCATCTTGACCCGTGCGTGGACGTGGACGTGGATTCAGTGCAACATCATGTTACTTCCTACCAAGAGCGACAGGATCATAACGGACCTGCCCAAG TGCTTCAGTCCAAAGGCGGCGCTGCAGACCAAAGAGGTTTTCCATACTCAGGTGCAGGCCGCGTGTCAGACACACAGGGAAGATGCTGTCAG CTTCAACGTCGCCAAAGTCATTGTCGTGGGCGACGTCTCGGTTGGAAAAACTTGTTTGGTCAGCAG ATTCTGCACGGGCGCCTTCGACAAGAACTACAAAGCCACCATTGGTGTCGACTTTGACATGGAACGCTTCCAGGTGCTCGGGGTGCCCTTCAGCCTGCAGCT GTGGGACACTGCGGGGCAAGAGCGCTTCAAGTGCATCGCCTCCACGTACTACCGAGGCGCTCAAG CCATCATTGTGGTCTTCGACTTGAGCAGAGGGAGCTCCTTAGTGCACGCCAG GCAGTGGCTGGAGGATGCCCTGAAGGAGAACGACCCCTCCGGTGTTCTTCTCTTCCTTGTGGGCACCAAGAAGGACCTCAGC TCTCCAGAGGAGCTGGCTCAGGTGGAACAGGGAGCCGTTCGAATGTCAGAGGAACTCAGGGCCGAGTACTGGGCTGTGTCGGCAAAGTCGGGTGTGGCGCATTCGAGCTCATATGTTAAAAACGGCTACATTTACACGTTAAGACATATGgataacatacaaacaaacaaacatgattCCGTGTCCACCACAGGAGATGGTGTGAGAGATTTCTTCTTCCGCGTGGCCTCTTTGACCTTCGAGGCCAACGTTCTGTCCGAGCTGGAAAAACAACACGGGAACACCGCCGACATCATCAGTGAGTCGCCGTTGCACTTCATCGATGACTTGACAGAAATATGTGCACGCTCCCATGTCCAGATGACGACTATTTGTTTGGAATGTCGACTTTTGGTTGGGACGTTTCTTTTTTCTACTGCCATAACGATGTGA
- the LOC133467674 gene encoding ras-related protein Rab-34-like isoform X3, with protein sequence MHVFGMWDETGVPRKKPTQARTERTCKLHKANPGPQNSQAVTSILTRAWTWTWIQCNIMLLPTKSDRIITDLPKCFSPKAALQTKEVFHTQVQAACQTHREDAVSFNVAKVIVVGDVSVGKTCLVSRFCTGAFDKNYKATIGVDFDMERFQVLGVPFSLQLWDTAGQERFKCIASTYYRGAQAIIVVFDLSRGSSLVHARQWLEDALKENDPSGVLLFLVGTKKDLSSPEELAQVEQGAVRMSEELRAEYWAVSAKSGDGVRDFFFRVASLTFEANVLSELEKQHGNTADIISESPLHFIDDLTEICARSHVQMTTICLECRLLVGTFLFSTAITM encoded by the exons atgcatgtttttgggatgtgggacgaaaccggagtgcccagaaaaaaacccacgcaggcacggacggagagaacatgcaaactccacaaggcgaaccccggtcctcagaact CACAAGCAGTGACGTCCATCTTGACCCGTGCGTGGACGTGGACGTGGATTCAGTGCAACATCATGTTACTTCCTACCAAGAGCGACAGGATCATAACGGACCTGCCCAAG TGCTTCAGTCCAAAGGCGGCGCTGCAGACCAAAGAGGTTTTCCATACTCAGGTGCAGGCCGCGTGTCAGACACACAGGGAAGATGCTGTCAG CTTCAACGTCGCCAAAGTCATTGTCGTGGGCGACGTCTCGGTTGGAAAAACTTGTTTGGTCAGCAG ATTCTGCACGGGCGCCTTCGACAAGAACTACAAAGCCACCATTGGTGTCGACTTTGACATGGAACGCTTCCAGGTGCTCGGGGTGCCCTTCAGCCTGCAGCT GTGGGACACTGCGGGGCAAGAGCGCTTCAAGTGCATCGCCTCCACGTACTACCGAGGCGCTCAAG CCATCATTGTGGTCTTCGACTTGAGCAGAGGGAGCTCCTTAGTGCACGCCAG GCAGTGGCTGGAGGATGCCCTGAAGGAGAACGACCCCTCCGGTGTTCTTCTCTTCCTTGTGGGCACCAAGAAGGACCTCAGC TCTCCAGAGGAGCTGGCTCAGGTGGAACAGGGAGCCGTTCGAATGTCAGAGGAACTCAGGGCCGAGTACTGGGCTGTGTCGGCAAAGTCGG GAGATGGTGTGAGAGATTTCTTCTTCCGCGTGGCCTCTTTGACCTTCGAGGCCAACGTTCTGTCCGAGCTGGAAAAACAACACGGGAACACCGCCGACATCATCAGTGAGTCGCCGTTGCACTTCATCGATGACTTGACAGAAATATGTGCACGCTCCCATGTCCAGATGACGACTATTTGTTTGGAATGTCGACTTTTGGTTGGGACGTTTCTTTTTTCTACTGCCATAACGATGTGA
- the LOC133467674 gene encoding ras-related protein Rab-34-like isoform X2 — translation MHVFGMWDETGVPRKKPTQARTERTCKLHKANPGPQNSQAVTSILTRAWTWTWIQCNIMLLPTKSDRIITDLPKCFSPKAALQTKEVFHTQVQAACQTHREDAVRFCTGAFDKNYKATIGVDFDMERFQVLGVPFSLQLWDTAGQERFKCIASTYYRGAQAIIVVFDLSRGSSLVHARQWLEDALKENDPSGVLLFLVGTKKDLSSPEELAQVEQGAVRMSEELRAEYWAVSAKSGVAHSSSYVKNGYIYTLRHMDNIQTNKHDSVSTTGDGVRDFFFRVASLTFEANVLSELEKQHGNTADIISESPLHFIDDLTEICARSHVQMTTICLECRLLVGTFLFSTAITM, via the exons atgcatgtttttgggatgtgggacgaaaccggagtgcccagaaaaaaacccacgcaggcacggacggagagaacatgcaaactccacaaggcgaaccccggtcctcagaact CACAAGCAGTGACGTCCATCTTGACCCGTGCGTGGACGTGGACGTGGATTCAGTGCAACATCATGTTACTTCCTACCAAGAGCGACAGGATCATAACGGACCTGCCCAAG TGCTTCAGTCCAAAGGCGGCGCTGCAGACCAAAGAGGTTTTCCATACTCAGGTGCAGGCCGCGTGTCAGACACACAGGGAAGATGCTGTCAG ATTCTGCACGGGCGCCTTCGACAAGAACTACAAAGCCACCATTGGTGTCGACTTTGACATGGAACGCTTCCAGGTGCTCGGGGTGCCCTTCAGCCTGCAGCT GTGGGACACTGCGGGGCAAGAGCGCTTCAAGTGCATCGCCTCCACGTACTACCGAGGCGCTCAAG CCATCATTGTGGTCTTCGACTTGAGCAGAGGGAGCTCCTTAGTGCACGCCAG GCAGTGGCTGGAGGATGCCCTGAAGGAGAACGACCCCTCCGGTGTTCTTCTCTTCCTTGTGGGCACCAAGAAGGACCTCAGC TCTCCAGAGGAGCTGGCTCAGGTGGAACAGGGAGCCGTTCGAATGTCAGAGGAACTCAGGGCCGAGTACTGGGCTGTGTCGGCAAAGTCGGGTGTGGCGCATTCGAGCTCATATGTTAAAAACGGCTACATTTACACGTTAAGACATATGgataacatacaaacaaacaaacatgattCCGTGTCCACCACAGGAGATGGTGTGAGAGATTTCTTCTTCCGCGTGGCCTCTTTGACCTTCGAGGCCAACGTTCTGTCCGAGCTGGAAAAACAACACGGGAACACCGCCGACATCATCAGTGAGTCGCCGTTGCACTTCATCGATGACTTGACAGAAATATGTGCACGCTCCCATGTCCAGATGACGACTATTTGTTTGGAATGTCGACTTTTGGTTGGGACGTTTCTTTTTTCTACTGCCATAACGATGTGA